The following proteins come from a genomic window of Bacteroidales bacterium:
- a CDS encoding TRAP transporter small permease, which produces MDWLKRFDRFITGSIEWIITVFFIIIFLLIFSLVLLRYGFKTSIMGTNEIITMLFVYCSALGAAILVRQREHIKISFFVNKLSTGARRIVLTINYILISVLNAVFFYMSLGWIKSIWTFKSPMTQIPFWVQRIPIPIGCGLVILYCLYNIYLIYANSEELSRETEDIYAEIEGLVGQVKQDIKQDSFVAKRKTTAKERKKS; this is translated from the coding sequence ATGGATTGGCTAAAGAGATTCGACCGCTTTATTACCGGGTCTATAGAGTGGATTATTACTGTTTTTTTTATAATAATTTTTTTATTAATATTTAGCCTTGTCTTATTACGGTATGGATTTAAAACATCCATTATGGGAACAAATGAAATTATTACCATGCTATTCGTATATTGTTCAGCTTTAGGAGCTGCTATCCTGGTAAGACAAAGAGAACATATTAAAATATCTTTTTTTGTTAATAAACTTTCTACAGGTGCAAGAAGGATTGTTTTGACTATCAACTATATATTGATTTCCGTTTTAAATGCCGTCTTTTTTTATATGAGTTTAGGTTGGATTAAATCTATATGGACTTTCAAATCTCCGATGACGCAAATTCCTTTTTGGGTGCAAAGAATTCCAATTCCTATTGGGTGTGGTCTCGTAATATTATATTGCCTTTATAATATTTATTTAATTTATGCAAATTCCGAAGAACTATCTCGTGAAACTGAAGATATTTATGCAGAAATAGAAGGATTGGTGGGGCAAGTAAAACAAGACATTAAACAAGATAGTTTTGTTGCAAAAAGAAAAACAACGGCAAAAGAAAGGAAAAAATCATGA